A segment of the Methanothermococcus thermolithotrophicus DSM 2095 genome:
GACCATATATTGGGGCTTCCAGGACTTCTTCAATCTATAGCTTTTCAGGGAAGAAAAGAACCTATAAATATTTACGGACCTGTGGAAACTAAAGATACAGTTGAAAACATATTAAAAATAGGCTATCATTCTGTAGATTATGAAATCAATGTCCATGAGCTCAGTTCAAAAAATCCTGAAAAAATAATAGATAATGAGAATTATGAAGTCTATTCTTATCCTGTAAGCCACTCTGTTCCTTCTTTGGGATATGTCTTTAGGGAAAAGAAAAAACCAAGGCTGGATATGAAAAAAGCCATTGAGTTAGGTGTTAATATTGGGCCTGACCTAAAAAAATTGAAATCAGGCATTCCTGTGAAATCAAAAGATGGAAATTTAATTCATCCTGAAGACGTACTTTTACCCCCTAAGAAAGGAATTTGTGTAGGGTACAGTGGAGATACACTACCTTTGGAAGATTTTGGTGAATTTTTGAAGGAATTGGGCTGTAGCATACTCGTTCATGAAGCTACCTTTGACAGCACAAAGAAGAACAATGCCATAGAGACCATGCATTCAACAGTTGAAGATGCATTCAATGTTGCACAAATTGCCAATGTTAAAACACTTATTCTTACGCATATTTCTGCAAGATATGATGATGACATTTCCCCATATCTAAATGAAATAAATGATATTACGAAAAGAAATAATAATCTAGATATTGAAATTTTAGTGGCTGAAGACTTGATGGAATATCCTTTGAAGCAAGGTCGTTCTAAGAATTAAGTAAATACCATTAAATCCAACATAATATTAATTTAATTGATAATGGCATATGAATATAGCATATGAATAAATAGTATACGATACGTTGGTGGTGATTAATATGACAAAGTACTTTGAATATCCTGGAGTTGAAAATACGGAAGAAACCTTAAAACTTGCAGTTGAAAGGGCAAAAGAGGGAGAAATAAAGGATATAGTTGTAGCGTCATCATATGGTGAAACTGCTAAAAAGCTTTTAGATATTGTAGAAAAAGAAAATTTGGATTTAAATGTTATCGTTGTAACTTATCACCAAGGATTCCATGGAGAAGATGTTAAATCCTTGGATGAAGATACTGCAAGAGCTCTAAAGGAAAGAGGAGCAAAAATATACATGGGAACTCATGCCTTAAGTGGAGTTGAAAGGGGAATATCAAGAAAACTTGGAGGTTATGGCCCAGTTGAAGTAATCGCAGACACTTTAAGGACGTTTGGACATGGTTTAAAGGTTTGTTATGAAATAACGGTAATGGCTGCAGATGGTGGTTTAATTTCTACTAAAAAAGAAGTAATAGCAATAGGTGGAAGAAGTAGGGGAGCTGATACAGCAGTTGTTATAAAACCTGCAAACATGAACAACTTCTTTGATATTGAGTTGAAAGAAATAATATGCATGCCGAGAAATAAGAAAAAACAGTAAAAAGGTAAAAAGATAAAATAACATAAAGATAATAATAGTAAAATCCATATCTAAATTGATGGTGATAGTTATTACAAACAATGACAACATTAAACTAACCGAAATGGTACGGCTACATGGATGAGCATGCAAACTTCCCAACACCGAATTAGAATATTTAGTTAAGGACATAATATCTAAGGACGATTTGGCAGGAGCTCATGTTGGATTGGGTGATGATGCTGCAGTAA
Coding sequences within it:
- the rnz gene encoding ribonuclease Z; translation: MKLTFLGTGAAIPTKNRAHSSMGLKYNGEVFLFDCGENTQRQIIFTDISPMKIDNIFISHLHGDHILGLPGLLQSIAFQGRKEPINIYGPVETKDTVENILKIGYHSVDYEINVHELSSKNPEKIIDNENYEVYSYPVSHSVPSLGYVFREKKKPRLDMKKAIELGVNIGPDLKKLKSGIPVKSKDGNLIHPEDVLLPPKKGICVGYSGDTLPLEDFGEFLKELGCSILVHEATFDSTKKNNAIETMHSTVEDAFNVAQIANVKTLILTHISARYDDDISPYLNEINDITKRNNNLDIEILVAEDLMEYPLKQGRSKN
- a CDS encoding pyruvate kinase alpha/beta domain-containing protein produces the protein MTKYFEYPGVENTEETLKLAVERAKEGEIKDIVVASSYGETAKKLLDIVEKENLDLNVIVVTYHQGFHGEDVKSLDEDTARALKERGAKIYMGTHALSGVERGISRKLGGYGPVEVIADTLRTFGHGLKVCYEITVMAADGGLISTKKEVIAIGGRSRGADTAVVIKPANMNNFFDIELKEIICMPRNKKKQ